The Pseudochaenichthys georgianus chromosome 23, fPseGeo1.2, whole genome shotgun sequence sequence TTTGCAGAGCACTTACATGCACCTAAAACcaaaataacacactacaggaaagggatgaTAACTTGCTTCTGTGCACTTCCAGGTGTACCGGCAGGACTGCGTGACATTCGGCATGGTGGTGAAGATGCTGGTGGCTAAAGACGCCAACCTGGAAAAGCAGCTGCAGGTTCCCCTGAGGGAGAACCTCGGGGAGATCCGCGAGCGATGCCTGGAGGATCTCAAGCACTTCATCAACGAGCTGGACGAGGTGGTCCGGCAGCCAGAAGCCTCCGTGTGCGACTCCACCACCCCGTCAACCGGTCATAAACTCATAAAGacagcagccaatcacagctTGTCTTACTGACACGTGATGGTTACTCGGTTATATTTTGCAATTGCTGGACTTGAATTTAATTCCCACGTCTACTTGAACATGGGCCAGCATACATGTGTGGATGAGCAGTGTTAATTTTGAACAAACCATTTTTTTTACTTTCACGGTCTCTGTTGAAAGATGTTAACTATGGAATATGATTAAAAACGTGTTTTCTGTCAAATGTTCGGTGAAATAAGTCACTTTCTTTATTTAAAAGTCAtcgttgtaatgttttttttttttgaaaatatgttgTTGGGAATACAAAGACTTGTTGTAGCGGTGAGATGTATGACTTGGTGCTGCTTAAGTTACAGCTCTACATCATTGTACtgtctagagcaggggttcccaaccttttctcccaagagcccccccaaatgactcctgttggaagttgtgccccccccccccccccctcacaactgtgacaaataatccaactgaaaccggcatggacaatgaccgttttaaaaatgcgcttatccagacaagcctggtttggacactttacgggcagaagaaacatttctgtctttttatgcctttaatttAAAATTAATCAAATTTTTTATAATGTAGAGatgaggcttttagtgacaatcatgtattgccttaCAAAATATGATATtttgcctcaaatcatctgaggcctggcgccccccaggttgggaaccactggtctagagAAATGCCAGTTTGGTTGCTTTTTCATTGTTGTCTCATTTTGCCTTTTTATATTCTCACTTCCTCCCAGAAGAACCCGCACAAGGCTTCATCATTCTTGGTGACGTTGAGACCAGCGTTTGCACAAACTGGTTTCTCTAAAGATTGCAGTAAACATGATTCCTGTTAACTTTGAGGTATTGTGATCTTTTACACAAGTGACGCTTGTATTTTTTGAGGATTGATTCACTGGCATTATCAAACACTACATTCCAAAAGGATACCTCCTGTAATTTTAAAATCTACGAGGAAAAGAAAAGTCATCCTTGAAGCTTTGAGAGGAGAAAAATATTTATTACAAGCGTTTTTACATCACAAAGCATTTATCTGGTTATGTCGGAGCGAGGGTCGTGAACAGCTGAATATGGAAAATACAAGTGTTACTGCCATTTGTTTCATATTTGGTACGGCAATAGTAAGCATTGTGGAATATACGTAATAGACATTTACAGAGTAACATGGCACTTTACTGTGAACAGTTTATTAAGTGGCACCTTCTTTGTTTCGCATCAAATATTATAACGAGGTCCGTTCGTTTGCCTTTAAAcctgctcttttctaaagcataCACTTCCAAGAAAACAATTCTTTAAACCACGGATATAAAAATACCAGTATTAAAATCTTAACTTAGTATATACATTATCATTTTGTACTATAATGCATTAAATAATTATTTGGTTTGATTCTATTTTCTAAGTTATCAAACTCTTTGTACAATGCGTTTCCATTTTAATGCTCACAAAGATATTGCTGCAAAATGTATAACATAACAATaatagtacaaaataaaataaaaacgtaATGGCAAATGAAAAGAACAAAAGGTTTTATGTTGCCACTCTGCCTAATCCTGATCAAAAAGGCTTCTAAATGTACCAGTCTATCCTTTATGTCGGTGCTAAATGAAGACCAAATTTGAACATACACCAACAAATGTTTCTATTCTGAATATATGTTACACAGATCCGTCTAAGTTGTTTGAATTAATGTCTTCTTTCAGTACAATTGGGCCTAAATATGATATGCATCTTGACATCTGGCCAAGCACCTTCTGTAATAGGCCATATCTACACATGGGTTTGATCCGCAAAACCAACATCTGACTTTATTGCCGAGCATAGTGCAGGTTATAATGTAATTGCACAGAGCTGTTAGGAGATGATACAGTTTTTGGAGCGGTGGCTCTTCCGGCGACCAGTCTGTGAGCCATGACTCAGGGAAGTGAGGGCTGTAACCCTTGTAGGGTAGTCCTCAGCGTAGTACCGCCCTGCCGCTCGTGGCTGAGGGATTGGCTGGCCCAGGAAATAGCCCTCTTCCTCAGAGTCCGATGATGAGGAAGAGCAAGTAGAGCAACAGTCATCCTCATCTCTGTATAGATTCATAAACTGCTCTAGTCGTGGGTCTCCTTGAGCTGAACCCTGAAGCATATAGTCAGACTGGGTTTGGGAGTAGGCCAAAGGCAGCCTGTGTGCAGGATGCTGTGGGACCATGCCTCCACACGGGGGGTTCACTAGACCCTGCTGCTGGGGCTCAAAAGGCCTCTGTGCTTGCTGGTGAGGCTCATATGGCCTCTGTGCTTTCTCCAAAGGCACCAAGTGAAGGTTGTTGTCTGAGCGGGCTTTGCGGCTCTTGTGGTGCCGGCCCTCCCGGTGGTGATGCTGCCTGCTGCGCCCATGCTGGCTGGATGGGCGGCTTCTTTCTTGGCCCATCTCCTCCGAGCAGTATGCCCTCCGCTGTGGCTTCTCACTCATTGGATGCCTTCTAATATTGACATCGAACCCATCATTATATCCGTTGTCCACCGTGTCTTCTGAAAACTTGACCATCTGCGGAGGCCGAGACTGGGACTTGCTTCTCCGAAGAGCTGGTGCATGGATGAAGGGGGAAGGGAGGCCTTCCGAATGTGGGGACATTGCGAGGTGTCCTCCTGGTGCTCCTCCCCTCATTGCCAATGCTACGTCCTCGTCATCTCCCTTCTCCATGTGAAGGTTGAGAGAGTTGGCACTGTGGTGATGATGAGATGAATTAAAGGTCCCCATGTTGCTCATCTTCTCGCAGTCATCTACAACGGATGGATTCCGAATGGCAAGGCTGTAGACCATGGATCTATCCCTTCCATCTCCATCCACTGATGCACCTAAAAAGAGCAAACAggagagacacgttttaaaaagCTGTTGATATAATAAGAAGGTACATCTTTTCTCTGAACACACAAGCAGTCTGCTTACCAGTGATATTTGAAAGTGCCAAGGAGTCCATGGAGTCTCCCGCGCCTTGCTCAACTTTCCTCAGCTCATCAGCGATACACTCAAGGGAGTCATCGTACCACTCCCTGTTGTCTTGCCAGAAGGCCCGTCTTCCTGTCCCAGATTGTTCCTGATCCTGGTCCAACTCCAACTCTTGAATCTTTCTGGCACTGGCAGGGCCTGGATGACTTCCATAGGCTGAGTCCCCCAACCCGTCCTGGGACTGGGCCCAGTACATCTCAGGCAGATGCTTCTTGCTCATCAGTCCGGGGCTGAAGCTGTTGGTCTGGGATTGATTGGAAGTCTGGCTCTGGGTTGGACTGGCAGGGGTGGGAGAGGAGGCGGTGACCCCCAAAGATGTTGTATCAGGTTTTAGCCAGGGGTCTGAGACACTCATTACCCTGGGTCTATCACTGCTAGGACTGGGAGATTTTAGGGTCGGCTGCTGAAGTTGATGTAACATCCCGCGGTCTCCAAACTTGAGAAGGAGCTGAGTCATATAGTCCTCATGCTGGGCCCACTCCTCTGGATCCTCGTCCCCACCAGCATCCTGCTCCTCCCGCTCCCTCCAGAATCTCTCCTCCTCCAGACCTAGACGGGCCAGCTTACGCCCGACGATACCAATGTCGCAATCAGCCTCTCCATCTCCAAACTTATCCTCAAACGCGGGGACGGAGGCTGGAGGGTTGATCAGCTGTGACTGTCTCCACTGTTCGGCAGGCTTGCTGCTCTTCCCCATGCGCACACTGCGCCGTGATTCACGTGAGCGTGCAGACTGGAAGGCAGAATCAGACGAGTCGGAGGCTAGAATATCTTCGCCCTGGCTGCAGGCCTTTGAGCAATAGATGCGACCCTGCTTTGGAAGGAAGGGACAGCCTAGCAAGGACGTCTTGCACTGGGCACAACAGAAGCACTGGTCTGCGGCATGCCAGTGTACACCTTCATAGGTCATCTGGGCATGGTCAACACCTGGACATGGTaggatgaaaataaaaccatcaTAAGATTGGGATTAGAACATCTACACAAGTAGTCGAATATCTACATCAGCAGGATCTTGTGTTCAAGCTAGGGTATACAACATTTTAGTTGAATCCTAAGGGAAACAAGAAAGCTAGCACCTCAACAATATAACTCACCAATGTTTTCACCACAGGCCTCGCAGTACTCTGCATACAGAGACTCAAAGCAGCAAGTACAGTAGGGCCGGCCATCTTTCATGATGTAGCGTTGTCCACCTAGCATTGTCTCGCACTCAAAACAGGCAAAGTGCTTCATGTGCCAATGACGACCCTCTGCTTCAGTGCACTCATCGGAAAAGATGATCTAAAAGGAGACACACACTCTGTTCGTTTTTTGGACATTGCTATTGtcaaacattaaaggtggggtaggaaagtttgagaaaccggctcgagatacacttgttgttatattccatggaatgctcttaacatcccgatagcaatgagtatctgaagtgctttgacaataaatccataaagaaatatcatctgtggaagccgtggcgctgtaaaaagcacgaccaatcatctgagccggcccggctaaagtaactggatggcctacctgcctgtcagccttccatcggggcacaaacttatctcgtgccctcattgttatggaaacttctgtgtatcaatgcagtgggagtcaccgactcaggaaggagacacggtagagcaggagcttcgatgtgaaacactggaggtttatttggagttacggccggagaattcacatcacaagtcacagcagtcacggtctgactgcacgggtggttgccacgtcaattctggagcgcctctctctcgttagcccatttaactggtttcacagagcaatcaacatattttgataagatagtttaaccagttgggcacactgagtcacttgcgtccgtcacttatggcctcgaagatgtcataccttggagtccacaaacaacaaagaaggaagtgtcccagtgcacccacaacaacagaccatctgtgacctagtgttgaccggtcacagaatgggaacaataacatttatggctcaagcagcctatgtccttaaaggagataaacaaaCGTCAGGGTTGGGCCTGTgcgtcatatctaggagtctaggtcaataatttccctaacactcattggtcatgtgcgcgttcgtgtgtgttggaggaggggctctgtaaggaagtggcagatttgttgtgtattttcaaattctagcgatctcgagccggtttctcaaacttacctaccccacctttaagtgggtAGTGTTAGTACGATGTATTACCTCGTCACAAGAAGAGCATCGTGGTTTGAGAAGCTCGGCGTGATGTCGTCCGCAGAGAGTCTTGCCATTTTGGTGGAAATATATCAGATCCACCAACAGTTCTTGACATGTGGCGCAAACAAAGCACGCTGGGTGCCAGCAGGGGCCTGGCCCCGCTCTGGAGGCAAAGATAGCCATCTCTCCTCCATTGATGCCTCCGTCACACTGATCAACACAAACAAAAGATAATCCATTAGCTTTGTATTTCAAGGCATCGATAAGGTTTTGCAAAGTGTCATAGGGGTTCATCATCGAGAACGAAACGTAGGCGATAAATAGCGACCATCACAAACAGAGATGAGATTTCAAAACCGACACGATACAGTTTATCCCTGTGACACATGGGGAAtgcaacataaacaacagatgGATTATGGAGATAACTATTCAAAATATATCACGTATCTTCTGCTGTTTGGACAAGGAAGGCCAACCAACAGGTGATCATACTGCAAGTGCCAAAGGAATACGATCCTACGATGATAACAATCACAGCACGAGTACATGATAACATAACGGAGGATATTTTAAGAATGGCTGCACCAGTGACAACCCCAcccagtggccgtttctcaatctccaggattctggcttccaagccaatatttcaaggatgctacgtcatcgagtgacttggaattccaccgaggccgcgtccttggtttgggggaaatttcgaggctgcacatgggtagacttcgcgtccttaaaatccccacaatgctttgcgcacggaccaatttcaaaaacccttgggGAGAATGGCTGACcagacgcagcacacatttaaatgtaagtgtgtagtggcgtagaacatgtgttggtaaatatgttactttgatacatttgttatcactaaaaatgtgttccgtgaaagtaaagaaagttcataattagatagacatcgtgaggtatttactttcggcacagtttatgttgaaaccgttagagagagtggcacacttgttagcctgttccattcttcttcgttttccgaagccgtggcttggaagtatacttgcttcgtttctgaaggaagtgacttggaagtacgcgactaccaagccagcatcctcgcgattgagaaacacccagtgtcTTCCTGACTTATTGTATTGGCAAAGGAGCAGATTCTACATTTTAAAATTGTGAGGGTTAACTCGGAAGGAATGTATCTCAAAGACACTGTTCAAGGTTGTAGGACTATGTTTCCATATGGGGCAATGCCTCACGAGTCATCAATTGGGTGTTACTGAGGAATTTACATGTTCGCCACATAAGCTCAATTCATAGGCCTTGGTCTTGAGTCAAAAGATCATATGACTCCACAGAGATCGTAAGAGCGTGTCTGAACGTGAAGTCTTTATATAACCTAGCCGCTATGGGATAGTAGGCCCAGCTGTTAACCATTATTACCAGGGTGGACAGACATGGGCCTTGGAAACGGGGGGTATTGTGTGTCCCCACCAGGAAACTGGAGCCTGatgaagtgaatgtgtgtccacCCACATCTTTATGAAATATCCTCTTGAATACATAGGCGTGTGTAGGATGAGTCAGAGGGTGTGTTTGCAGAGCATATATGGATACACTTGCATGTTCAGTATGtctaagaatgtgtgtgtgtgtgtgtgtgtgtgtgtgtgtgtgtgtgtgtgtgtgtgtgtgtgtgtgtgtgtgtgtgtgtgtgtgtgtgtgtgtgtgtgtgtgtgtgtgtgtgtgtgtgtgtgtgtgtgtgtgtgtgtgtgtgtgtgtgtggtctagcattactatacttgtggggacctaaatctgtttacatagtcaagtgtggggactggcttcccttatggggacaaaatggaggtccccataagggggatcattaattttagggtgaagacttggttaggattagggtaagggtaaggttaaggtttaggattaggggtaGGCATGtgctggttatggttaaggttaggataagtctccaggaaatgcatgtaagtcaatgtaatgtcccctgaagtgatgtatacatggtgtgtgtgtgtgtgtgtgtgtgtgtgtgtgtgtgtgtgtgtgtgtgtgtgtgtgtgtgtgtgtgtgtgtgtgtgtgtgtgtgtgtgtgtgtgtgtgtgtgtgtgtgtgtgtgtgtgtgtgtgtgtgtgtgtgtgtgaccttgcAGCCCTCAGCATCTGTGTTTGAGCGATGATGGACTTGATCTGCCTGTCTGGAGGGATTAACACGGCCGGCTCGTCCTCGATAAACGGCCGAGGATGTGGTCTACTTATTGGTCAGGGCTCATTTTCCCGGAAGCTACATAACACTAATatttatgtttgattctgtgaatGGACGTTTTTGTTCGAGGCGGCTGTTCTCACTAACTCACACGTAGAAATCACGGGACAAGCTTGAGGATGGTTTTCAGTTCTCCGTCGCTAATCATTTTTCCGGACCAAATTGAACATATTGTACTCACACTACTGCTTTTCGAATTTCATTTAAACTACTTTGCCTATCATtataatgtatttagtatcttgtgtttatgttttagtgCTATATTTCTATGCAGTGTTCAAACTTGAACCTGTATTGTTATACTTTACAGATATACAAATGTCCCTTCAACATTTCTCCAGGATTTATTGGTTTTCTTAATGACATGAAACTTTCCAAAagtatttttttactttatttatttatctttatGTTTTCGGTTTGCTGTTCATATTGTTTAATTTTAGTATATGAACATTGATGTGAAGTGCCTTTTTCTGATGtttttgaaaatgatagataTACATCTTTCTACCCTTGATACGTATATATTTACtgtgtttattttaattgtattatattgTTATCTCATGTGTAATGCCTGCTAACATGCATAAACACTGGCCCTTTTACTTTCCTTTGACAGTACGTTCTTACATAATTCTGTTTAACAGACCAGCTGCATGTCATTACACCAGTAGATGTGGATTCATGTGCCTCGTACTGTGACttgtttggaaaaacttgtATTTTTAAGACTTTCTGCAAGAATTACTGCACATTTTCTTTGCAGTCTGTCATGCTGAGATATAGACGGGCGGCAGGAAATGTGGCGAATTCCTCGCGAGGAACTGGTTTCTCCGCTCGGCTTGAGTGTGAGCCTCCCAATTTCCCCACTTCCCCTCTCGCCCTAATGAGGAGGTTTATGTCCGTGATcaaaaccattagccaatcagggTTGAGCCTCGGGCTGCTGGATGTGAGCTGCTCGCAATATAAATAATTTAAGAACCACAGGTTGGTTTCCTCGTAACTTCTAGCTTACCTTATGGCTATGTGAGCGAtaaatgtgtgcatgtgtgagtaTCTGCGTATGGCACTTACACTTTCACAGCGGGTGTGGTGCAGAGCTCGGGGCAGGATCTTGGGTGTTCCTCTCCCCAGtgcctccctcttcctctgggCACTGAACATGTGGAGCTCCCTCTTCTCTTCCTCCGTCAGGGAGTGGCAGTAACGCACCTGGGGAAAAATTAAAAAGACAATGAGTTGACAAAGTAAGGGGCCAAAAAGACTTCTGATATGTGATGGTTTTTTTATTCGGTGTATGTCCAAATAAGGCTGGGAAAATAGTTTAATTGAAGCAAATTCCCCTCGAGGCTGCGGTGAAAGGATGGCGTGAGCAAACCCTTTCTCTGTGTTTAGAGATGGTGATGAGGGCTAAGATAAAAGACCATGACTATCCTAACAACCAGCTCGGTTGTTCTCTAAACAACAGTAAACGATGCTGgcgtgtccacacacacacacacacacacacacacacacacacacacacacacacacacacacacacacacacacacacacacacacacacacacacacacacacacacacacacacacacacacacacacacacacacacacacacacacacacacacacacacacacacacacacacacacacacacacacacacacacacacacacacacacacacacacacaaataatccTCCGTCAGATTGATCCCTCCAGGTCTGCTGGCAAACATCATAAAAACTGtcaaacactgtgtgtgtgtgtgcgtgtgtgtgtgtgtgtgtgtgtgtgtgtgtgtgtgtgtgtgtgtgtgtgtgtgtgtgtgtgtgtgtgtgtgtgtgtgtgtgtgtgtgtgtgtgtgtgtgtgtgtgtgtgtatagacaGAGACCACCTCTGTCAGACTGTAGGCCTTGCCTGTCCCTCCCCTCAGGTGATAACCCCTCCACCATATCTCCTAATGCAAACTCCATTAAACTCCATTAACACACATGTGAAAGGAGTGCTGCTCTACGCACCATAGAGCCGTTACACACACGAGACTGGAACTGCTTTACTGTCACAAGACGGTTTGGGAATGTGGTCATTGTTTTACTTTTACAAGAAAAGGCTAGCAAGGGCTTTAACCAACTGCTGGCGTTACACTAGTTAAGGCGGAAGGAAATTGAAAAATGTGTACCAATCAGGTAAAGCTTTGTTGTAGTTCAAGAAAGGAACTTCTCCCTCTAACTCATCCACCTCTCTATGGAAATATCTCTGACAGATTTTGACGACATTTgaaaaagatatatatttttaaacttCAAATACAagctttaattattcaaaataagGTGACATGTCTGTTTGATCACTATCTCTCCTTTCATACCTCGTTGTCATGAGGCGGCAGCTGGTAGAGGAGCTGTCTGATCCGGTGCTTCTCTCCGGGACTGTTGACGTACGGCACCTTTTCCTCCGGCAGACAGGAGAAGTACATCTGGACCTGAGGACGAAGACGGATAAATGAACTTTAAAGGTCGGAGAGATTGTCAAACCATTGCttgtttttgtgtagttgtaaagTTCAAAATACCCTATAATGTCATGTTCTGTCTGTCATACAGTCAGTTGTTGCTATGTGTCCTTATTAGTGGGGCAATGTGGGGCAAACATGTCAATCTCCATCCAGTCACAGGCGTCTGACTGTGGAATGTCTCGACACAAAAGAGATGGCCAGGCTGGAAATGTTAATGTTTGCCTTGGCTCATTCCTGCAATGACAACCCTgctaattagattttttttcccCAGTCATTTCTGTTTGCATTTTTGTTATTTGGGACCAGTTTTGTGGTTGTAATGAAATAATTTTTTTGGGCAACTTTTGTTTTAACTTGCTCTCCTTTTGTTGCAAGAAGGAGCCAGCTTGTAACACTGCTGACAGGGGATAGCAACAGTGACTGTGTGCATTTCTAGAAAGAAATATGGAAATATATTGCAGACTGCCTGAAAAGCACTAAACATCTGTATCCTAAATACACACTAATGATGTGAAAACATCCACAGCCAGATGTGGGGGATGTGGCACTACTAATCCACCAGCATGGCATAGAAGACAGAATGCCTGCAAACATATCCTCATTTGAACTCAAACCACATACTGTTAGCACACAGGTTTACTCTCTCATGCTatgaaaacatatatttatatgtattttcctatataaaaatatattattagATAGCTATTACACAAAGATACTTCTGTATCTAAGAAGTGGAGGTTGGTTTGAGGAAATGTTTGCCACCGACATCTTGTTTTCGGAACCAGAGGGTGAAGCTAAGCGTGTCCGAACACTGAACAAGACATGTATAGTTTAATATAAGACATGGTCAATTACAAGGTGGCCCAGCCTCAAAGACGAATCATCCAGTTTACTCTGCAA is a genomic window containing:
- the LOC117439278 gene encoding prickle-like protein 1 isoform X1, with protein sequence MLQRPCVMNLERSERGERPPPPRGPDMEPRAGGKMVKISVGFQRSSTSDDDSGCALEEYAWVPPGLRPEQVQMYFSCLPEEKVPYVNSPGEKHRIRQLLYQLPPHDNEVRYCHSLTEEEKRELHMFSAQRKREALGRGTPKILPRALHHTRCESCDGGINGGEMAIFASRAGPGPCWHPACFVCATCQELLVDLIYFHQNGKTLCGRHHAELLKPRCSSCDEIIFSDECTEAEGRHWHMKHFACFECETMLGGQRYIMKDGRPYCTCCFESLYAEYCEACGENIGVDHAQMTYEGVHWHAADQCFCCAQCKTSLLGCPFLPKQGRIYCSKACSQGEDILASDSSDSAFQSARSRESRRSVRMGKSSKPAEQWRQSQLINPPASVPAFEDKFGDGEADCDIGIVGRKLARLGLEEERFWREREEQDAGGDEDPEEWAQHEDYMTQLLLKFGDRGMLHQLQQPTLKSPSPSSDRPRVMSVSDPWLKPDTTSLGVTASSPTPASPTQSQTSNQSQTNSFSPGLMSKKHLPEMYWAQSQDGLGDSAYGSHPGPASARKIQELELDQDQEQSGTGRRAFWQDNREWYDDSLECIADELRKVEQGAGDSMDSLALSNITGASVDGDGRDRSMVYSLAIRNPSVVDDCEKMSNMGTFNSSHHHHSANSLNLHMEKGDDEDVALAMRGGAPGGHLAMSPHSEGLPSPFIHAPALRRSKSQSRPPQMVKFSEDTVDNGYNDGFDVNIRRHPMSEKPQRRAYCSEEMGQERSRPSSQHGRSRQHHHREGRHHKSRKARSDNNLHLVPLEKAQRPYEPHQQAQRPFEPQQQGLVNPPCGGMVPQHPAHRLPLAYSQTQSDYMLQGSAQGDPRLEQFMNLYRDEDDCCSTCSSSSSDSEEEGYFLGQPIPQPRAAGRYYAEDYPTRVTALTSLSHGSQTGRRKSHRSKNCIIS
- the LOC117439278 gene encoding prickle-like protein 1 isoform X2, which produces MNLERSERGERPPPPRGPDMEPRAGGKMVKISVGFQRSSTSDDDSGCALEEYAWVPPGLRPEQVQMYFSCLPEEKVPYVNSPGEKHRIRQLLYQLPPHDNEVRYCHSLTEEEKRELHMFSAQRKREALGRGTPKILPRALHHTRCESCDGGINGGEMAIFASRAGPGPCWHPACFVCATCQELLVDLIYFHQNGKTLCGRHHAELLKPRCSSCDEIIFSDECTEAEGRHWHMKHFACFECETMLGGQRYIMKDGRPYCTCCFESLYAEYCEACGENIGVDHAQMTYEGVHWHAADQCFCCAQCKTSLLGCPFLPKQGRIYCSKACSQGEDILASDSSDSAFQSARSRESRRSVRMGKSSKPAEQWRQSQLINPPASVPAFEDKFGDGEADCDIGIVGRKLARLGLEEERFWREREEQDAGGDEDPEEWAQHEDYMTQLLLKFGDRGMLHQLQQPTLKSPSPSSDRPRVMSVSDPWLKPDTTSLGVTASSPTPASPTQSQTSNQSQTNSFSPGLMSKKHLPEMYWAQSQDGLGDSAYGSHPGPASARKIQELELDQDQEQSGTGRRAFWQDNREWYDDSLECIADELRKVEQGAGDSMDSLALSNITGASVDGDGRDRSMVYSLAIRNPSVVDDCEKMSNMGTFNSSHHHHSANSLNLHMEKGDDEDVALAMRGGAPGGHLAMSPHSEGLPSPFIHAPALRRSKSQSRPPQMVKFSEDTVDNGYNDGFDVNIRRHPMSEKPQRRAYCSEEMGQERSRPSSQHGRSRQHHHREGRHHKSRKARSDNNLHLVPLEKAQRPYEPHQQAQRPFEPQQQGLVNPPCGGMVPQHPAHRLPLAYSQTQSDYMLQGSAQGDPRLEQFMNLYRDEDDCCSTCSSSSSDSEEEGYFLGQPIPQPRAAGRYYAEDYPTRVTALTSLSHGSQTGRRKSHRSKNCIIS